The sequence TTTAATGCTTCATTCGCGACTTTGGCAATTAATGCATTATATTCTTGCAATTGACTCGCTTTAAACAAATCCCAAGCGCCTTCGATTAAAATAATATCAAAACTATTTTCTTTGCCAAAATCTTGCGCATCAAATATTTGCTGGGTTGGTTTAATCGTTGTTTTAACACTACAAAATGCAGCTATTTTGCCTCGAAGCTTCGCCGCTTCACGGGCCAATTCTTCATCTGACCTAAAAAATATGTTTTGAGATTGTTCTTTTGCTAAAGTAACCGCAGCGCCAAGGGAAGAACAGGTTAGTAAAATAGCATCGGCATTTTTAGCTGCCACTCGCATTGCATCAGCGGTTGCTACTAAAGTGTTTGGAATATCGCAATTTTGCTCGATACGCTCGAGTAAATCAGGGCGAATAATGTGGCTTATTTCTAGGTTATAATCTGCAGCATCATCTAGTTTGCAAAGATTTAAAGCTGCTTCATCATAAAGCGCCACATTGCTTTTAGCCGTATGAAAACAACAAATTTTAACCATTTCCCCCTCCGTTCGTTGATATTAATATAAAAGAACATAAAAAAACTGGCGCATTTAACGCCAGTTTTGATCTATCCTAATATGAGCTTTTACACGTTAAACTTAGCGTGAAAGGCTAATTGGCGAACCTGACGAGGTTTGGCCACTAAAATGGGTACCATCTTGTGATGTAAGTGTTGCAACGCTTGCACCTGATGCATCAAAGAATTCAAGTTTTGAACCACTAATATTCCAAGAATTAACGCTTGAAATTGCTGAAGGGCAATTTAAAGGTGCAGAGCGGTAGCCTTGGCCAAATTTGGTCATTGGCGTTACAACTTTACAGGTCAGGCCACCAACATTGGCATTCCAAACACCTGCAATACTGGCTGCAGCAAGGTTAATACCAGTTGCTTCACTACCAAGGCTTGCAACTTGATTTTGACCATCCATGCCTGGCGCAGTTGGATAGTCGCCTGTTGGGGCTGGCAATTCAGACTGCGAAATTGATGCTGAAGGGCCAGTGCCTGTTGCTGGTGGGAATGGGCGCACATCAGCATTTTGATAATTGCCACTGCCCATACGGTCTGCCATACAGCCTGTAGTTACCAGTGCAGCCAAAGCTAACGCAACCAATGAAATTTTATTCAACGCCATGACATGCTCCATCATCCGAATCGGTCAATTTTGTTAACCATAAAAGGTTTTTTTGCTAATATTCGGTTTTCACTTATAAATGCAATGAAATTAAGCTTTTTTTTTAACAATGCGGCTTAATAGCAACACATTATAGTGCTTTTTAATAATTCTACTCAAGTTCAACTGGTATTTTTATTGTCTTTACGCCATATAAGGCACATCAATCAGATTTCATGTGATAATCTAAAATAAATCTGCCGGAATTATTAAAATGCCAGAATCTTTACTCAAGTCTGAAATGACAGCTATGCAAAAGCAAAGAGCAATGACACAACTTACCAAAATGAACGGTCTTGGTAATAAGATTCTTGTCGCTGACATGCGCGACCAAAATGTGCATATTGTTGCGGCTGCGGCGATAGAACTTGCCAGCCATGATGAAACTTCCTTTGATCAAATTATGGCAATTTATAATAGCCGCATTTCAACAACTGATTATTATATTGAAATTTGGAATAGTGATGGTTCAAAGGCCAAGGCTTGCGGCAATGGCACACGCTGCGTGGTTGAATGGCTCTACAATCAAAATGGGCAGAGCCATTTTATCCTTGAAACTGATGGTGGTATTGTGGAAGCAAGCCGCCTTGAAAATGGTCTTGTTTCGGTTAATATGGGTAAGGCGCGTTTAAACTGGCAGGATATTCCAACGCAACATGCGATCGATGATACCAACCATGT comes from Bartonella sp. HY038 and encodes:
- a CDS encoding AprI/Inh family metalloprotease inhibitor produces the protein MALNKISLVALALAALVTTGCMADRMGSGNYQNADVRPFPPATGTGPSASISQSELPAPTGDYPTAPGMDGQNQVASLGSEATGINLAAASIAGVWNANVGGLTCKVVTPMTKFGQGYRSAPLNCPSAISSVNSWNISGSKLEFFDASGASVATLTSQDGTHFSGQTSSGSPISLSR